A single region of the Brachypodium distachyon strain Bd21 chromosome 3, Brachypodium_distachyon_v3.0, whole genome shotgun sequence genome encodes:
- the LOC100840641 gene encoding probable inactive histone-lysine N-methyltransferase SUVR2 isoform X3, with amino-acid sequence MPCFSLSDNSDKPLFLPRRMVPSKVSLERFEAAVTSMHAIGIQSETVTPVLENLLKLYDYNWEYIEADNFRVLTDAIFDDPDPKEEHKTQANKRTNLDSNHYKKKLRIKHHYDSRTSKMNVHNRRELAEAPVQEVGKLCPQIVCEGKITRSKSRLLIKEQNMEIKVPEDTQTDEDSSHHGGYKDALTISGLPHADKEAFVAHGRNMSDACCSPAITSNKGFSTNFDVASSKSGTGKLSFTYNSSLAHHPDFQVPDMELVCKEMDARCLRKFKILEPNFSFMKLLEDTCQCIVDMGCESSGPRERGIVQIVPAIDYLSKPSVPRELQSNQAGSPCMPPNNHMILGGIHSSSAVPKVPHHDVNDITKGEERLSIPIVNETGNGILPPPFHYIPRNIAFQNAYIDLSLARIGDESCCSDCYGDCLAQPLPCACATETGGEFAYTRDGLLKEGFLDFCVSMIQEPDKHHLYRCKDCPYERLKTETNSNSSNTKVNPGPCKGHLIRKFIKECWSKCGCTKNCGNRVVQRGITQHLQVFLTSGDKGWGLRAAEELPRGAFICESVGEILTNTELYERTNQKTTESRHKYPVLLDADWVTESVLEDDHALCLDATFYGNVARFINHRTMELIFTMSTTLSRLSNVSVGANIAATHQASQDLNPERRCYYECCR; translated from the exons ATGCCCTGCTTCTCATTGTCTGACAACTCAGATAAACCCCTGTTTTTACCAAGGAG GATGGTACCTTCAAAGGTTTCCCTGGAAAGATTTGAAGCTGCTGTCACATCTATGCATGCTATTGGAATCCAGAGCGAAACTGTCACACCAGTGTTAGAGAATCTACTAAAGTTGTACGATTACAACTGGGAGTATATAGAAGCTGATAATTTTCGGGTCCTAACCGATGCTATATTTGATGATCCAGATCCCAAA GAAGAACATAAAACGCAAGCTAACAAGAGGACTAATCTTGATTCGAACCACTATAAGAAGAAGCTTAGGATAAAGCATCATTATGATAGTCGTACATCCAAGATGAATGTCCATAACAGGAGAGAGTTAGCTGAAGCTCCAGTGCAGGAAGTAGGCAAGCTGTGCCCTCAAATTGTCTGCGAGGGGAAAATCACTAGAAGCAAATCACGGTTACTGATTAAAGAACAAAATATGGAAATCAAGGTACCGGAGGATACACAGACAGATGAAGATTCCAGCCATCATGGAG GGTACAAAGATGCACTCACGATTTCTGGTTTACCGCATGCTGACAAGGAAGCTTTTGTTGCTCACGGAAGAAACATGTCTGATGCATGTTGCAGCCCAGCAATCACAAGCAACAAAGGTTTTTCAACCAACTTTGATGTAGCCTCGTCAAAGTCTGGTACAGGGAAACTATCGTTTACATACAACTCTTCCCTGGCACATCATCCTGATTTCCAGGTGCCTGATATGGAGTTGGTATGCAAGGAAATGGACGCTAGATGCCTCAGGAAATTCAAGATCCTAGAACCCAATTTCTCTTTCATGAAACTTCTAGAAGATACTTGCCAGTGTATTGTTGACATGGGCTGTGAATCTAGTGGACCTAGAGAAAGAGGAATTGTACAAATAGTTCCTGCAATAGACTATTTGTCTAAGCCTTCAGTGCCACGGGAATTGCAGTCAAATCAAGCTGGTTCCCCATGTATGCCACCTAATAATCACATGATTCTTGGTGGTATTCACTCTTCTAGTGCTGTTCCAAAGGTACCACATCATGATGTTAATGACATAACAAAAGGGGAAGAACGTCTGAGTATTCCCATAGTTAATGAAACTGGCAATGggattcttcctcctccctttcACTACATACCACGCAATATTGCTTTCCAGAATGCCTATATCGATCTTTCGCTTGCTAGAATCGGAGATGAAAGTTGTTGTTCAGACTGCTATGGAGATTGTCTTGCACAACCACTTCCTTGTGCATGTGCAACAGAAACTGGAGGAGAGTTTGCTTATACACGAGATGGCCTGCTTAAGGAAGGATTTCTGGACTTTTGCGTCTCAATGATTCAAGAACCAGATAAACATCATCTATACCGCTGCAAAGATTGTCCATATGAACGACTGAAGACAGAGACGAATTCTAATTCATCAAACACCAAAGTGAATCCTGGTCCTTGTAAAGGACACCTTATAAGGAAATTTATTAAGGAATGCTGGAGCAAATGTGGCTGCACCAAAAATTGTGGGAATCGTGTGGTGCAGCGAGGCATTACTCAGCATCTACAG GTGTTTTTAACCTCTGGCGATAAAGGATGGGGATTGCGGGCTGCTGAGGAACTTCCTCGAGGCGCCTTTATTTGTGAGTCTGTTGGTGAAATATTAACGAACACTGAGCTGTATGAGCGAACGAATCAAAAGACTACCGAATCAAGGCATAAATACCCTGTGTTGCTTGATGCTGATTGGGTCACTGAAAGTGTTCTAGAGGATGACCATGCCCTCTGTCTAGATGCCACCTTTTATGGGAACGTGGCAAGGTTTATAAACCATAG GACTATGGAATTGATTTTTACGATGTCAACCACCCTATCAAGG
- the LOC100840641 gene encoding histone-lysine N-methyltransferase SUVR4 isoform X1 has translation MPCFSLSDNSDKPLFLPRRMVPSKVSLERFEAAVTSMHAIGIQSETVTPVLENLLKLYDYNWEYIEADNFRVLTDAIFDDPDPKEEHKTQANKRTNLDSNHYKKKLRIKHHYDSRTSKMNVHNRRELAEAPVQEVGKLCPQIVCEGKITRSKSRLLIKEQNMEIKVPEDTQTDEDSSHHGGYKDALTISGLPHADKEAFVAHGRNMSDACCSPAITSNKGFSTNFDVASSKSGTGKLSFTYNSSLAHHPDFQVPDMELVCKEMDARCLRKFKILEPNFSFMKLLEDTCQCIVDMGCESSGPRERGIVQIVPAIDYLSKPSVPRELQSNQAGSPCMPPNNHMILGGIHSSSAVPKVPHHDVNDITKGEERLSIPIVNETGNGILPPPFHYIPRNIAFQNAYIDLSLARIGDESCCSDCYGDCLAQPLPCACATETGGEFAYTRDGLLKEGFLDFCVSMIQEPDKHHLYRCKDCPYERLKTETNSNSSNTKVNPGPCKGHLIRKFIKECWSKCGCTKNCGNRVVQRGITQHLQVFLTSGDKGWGLRAAEELPRGAFICESVGEILTNTELYERTNQKTTESRHKYPVLLDADWVTESVLEDDHALCLDATFYGNVARFINHRCFDANIIGIPVEIETPDHHYYHLAFFTTRKIEPFEELTWDYGIDFYDVNHPIKAFQCQCGSEHCRDPSSISRSKSRAPVLL, from the exons ATGCCCTGCTTCTCATTGTCTGACAACTCAGATAAACCCCTGTTTTTACCAAGGAG GATGGTACCTTCAAAGGTTTCCCTGGAAAGATTTGAAGCTGCTGTCACATCTATGCATGCTATTGGAATCCAGAGCGAAACTGTCACACCAGTGTTAGAGAATCTACTAAAGTTGTACGATTACAACTGGGAGTATATAGAAGCTGATAATTTTCGGGTCCTAACCGATGCTATATTTGATGATCCAGATCCCAAA GAAGAACATAAAACGCAAGCTAACAAGAGGACTAATCTTGATTCGAACCACTATAAGAAGAAGCTTAGGATAAAGCATCATTATGATAGTCGTACATCCAAGATGAATGTCCATAACAGGAGAGAGTTAGCTGAAGCTCCAGTGCAGGAAGTAGGCAAGCTGTGCCCTCAAATTGTCTGCGAGGGGAAAATCACTAGAAGCAAATCACGGTTACTGATTAAAGAACAAAATATGGAAATCAAGGTACCGGAGGATACACAGACAGATGAAGATTCCAGCCATCATGGAG GGTACAAAGATGCACTCACGATTTCTGGTTTACCGCATGCTGACAAGGAAGCTTTTGTTGCTCACGGAAGAAACATGTCTGATGCATGTTGCAGCCCAGCAATCACAAGCAACAAAGGTTTTTCAACCAACTTTGATGTAGCCTCGTCAAAGTCTGGTACAGGGAAACTATCGTTTACATACAACTCTTCCCTGGCACATCATCCTGATTTCCAGGTGCCTGATATGGAGTTGGTATGCAAGGAAATGGACGCTAGATGCCTCAGGAAATTCAAGATCCTAGAACCCAATTTCTCTTTCATGAAACTTCTAGAAGATACTTGCCAGTGTATTGTTGACATGGGCTGTGAATCTAGTGGACCTAGAGAAAGAGGAATTGTACAAATAGTTCCTGCAATAGACTATTTGTCTAAGCCTTCAGTGCCACGGGAATTGCAGTCAAATCAAGCTGGTTCCCCATGTATGCCACCTAATAATCACATGATTCTTGGTGGTATTCACTCTTCTAGTGCTGTTCCAAAGGTACCACATCATGATGTTAATGACATAACAAAAGGGGAAGAACGTCTGAGTATTCCCATAGTTAATGAAACTGGCAATGggattcttcctcctccctttcACTACATACCACGCAATATTGCTTTCCAGAATGCCTATATCGATCTTTCGCTTGCTAGAATCGGAGATGAAAGTTGTTGTTCAGACTGCTATGGAGATTGTCTTGCACAACCACTTCCTTGTGCATGTGCAACAGAAACTGGAGGAGAGTTTGCTTATACACGAGATGGCCTGCTTAAGGAAGGATTTCTGGACTTTTGCGTCTCAATGATTCAAGAACCAGATAAACATCATCTATACCGCTGCAAAGATTGTCCATATGAACGACTGAAGACAGAGACGAATTCTAATTCATCAAACACCAAAGTGAATCCTGGTCCTTGTAAAGGACACCTTATAAGGAAATTTATTAAGGAATGCTGGAGCAAATGTGGCTGCACCAAAAATTGTGGGAATCGTGTGGTGCAGCGAGGCATTACTCAGCATCTACAG GTGTTTTTAACCTCTGGCGATAAAGGATGGGGATTGCGGGCTGCTGAGGAACTTCCTCGAGGCGCCTTTATTTGTGAGTCTGTTGGTGAAATATTAACGAACACTGAGCTGTATGAGCGAACGAATCAAAAGACTACCGAATCAAGGCATAAATACCCTGTGTTGCTTGATGCTGATTGGGTCACTGAAAGTGTTCTAGAGGATGACCATGCCCTCTGTCTAGATGCCACCTTTTATGGGAACGTGGCAAGGTTTATAAACCATAG GTGCTTTGATGCTAACATTATTGGAATACCTGTTGAAATTGAGACACCGGATCACCACTACtaccat TTGGCGTTTTTCACGACAAGGAAAATAGAGCCTTTTGAAGAACTGACATGG GACTATGGAATTGATTTTTACGATGTCAACCACCCTATCAAGG
- the LOC100833300 gene encoding pentatricopeptide repeat-containing protein At1g33350 — protein sequence MLPAPPFSHGDFVAVLSRCATLAHLKQLHGRSVVTARAASQSTTFQLLRFASLRLSCLPYARRLFDSTPHPNVFLYSAMLSAYAAASPAQAYGHDALALFLRMLRRGRPAPNQFVYPLVLRAACAIGVQLVRSIHSHACKSGFHAYDVIRTSLLDGYSRYGMMLDARKLFDGLTERNVISWTALVSGYARAGKIGDAIVLFDRMPERDVAAWNAMITGCTQNGLFVEAVGICSRMVDEGFQLNGTTVSCVLSACGHLGMLKIGKVVHGYAWRSCVGFGSSVVNGLIDMYGKCGNLKEARWMFDEFSDRSLTTWNSLINCLALHGHSKSAIAVFDEMRDEGIEPDVVTFVGLLNACTHGGFVDEGLTYFKLMCDELRIEPEIEHYGCIVDLLGRAGRFEDAMNVINDMKVQPDEVIWGSLLNACRTHRQLELAEFSVRKLLQLNPNNANYVVMLANLYSEGGSWEEVTKIRKLMKEDIMGKKLPGCSWIEVDRKTHRFYSGDDAHPESEDIYDTLDELAASMEM from the coding sequence aTGCTCCCGGCGCCTCCTTTCTCCCACGGTGACTTCGTCGCCGTCCTCTCCCGCTGCGCCACCCTCGCGCACCTCAAGCAGCTCCACGGCCGCTCCGTCGtcaccgcccgcgccgcgtcgCAGTCCACCACCTTCCAACTCCTCCGCTTCGCCTCCCTCcgcctctcctgcctcccCTACGCCCGCCGCCTCTTTGACTCCACGCCACACCCCAACGTCTTCCTCTACTCCGCCATGCTCTCGGCCTACGCCGCCGCATCCCCAGCTCAGGCATACGGTCATGACGCTCTCGCTCTCTTCCTCCGCAtgctccgccgcggccgccccgCGCCCAACCAGTTTGTCTACCCGCTCGTCCTCCGAGCCGCCTGCGCCATTGGAGTCCAGCTGGTTAGGTCGATCCATTCTCACGCTTGCAAGAGTGGGTTCCATGCGTATGACGTTATAAGGACTTCGCTGCTCGATGGGTACTCGAGGTATGGAATGATGTTGGACGCGCGAAAGCTGTTCGATGGTTTGACTGAGAGGAATGTGATCTCTTGGACTGCGTTAGTGTCCGGGTATGCAAGGGCCGGGAAGATCGGAGATGCAATCGTGTTGTTTGATCGGATGCCCGAGAGGGACGTGGCTGCCTGGAATGCAATGATCACCGGCTGCACGCAGAATGGGCTATTTGTGGAGGCCGTGGGGATTTGTAGCAGGATGGTGGATGAGGGGTTCCAACTGAATGGGACGACAGTTTCTTGCGTGCTGTCTGCATGTGGGCATCTTGGGATGCTTAAAATCGGGAAGGTGGTCCATGGTTATGCGTGGAGGAGCTGTGTTGGTTTTGGCTCATCAGTTGTGAATGGCTTGATTGATATGTATGGTAAATGTGGAAATTTGAAGGAGGCGAGGTGGATGTTTGATGAGTTTTCTGATAGGAGTCTTACCACATGGAATTCTCTGATTAATTGCCTTGCACTACATGGGCACAGCAAGAGTGCAATTGCTGTGTTTGATGAGATGAGGGACGAAGGAATTGAACCTGATGTGGTTACATTTGTTGGACTGTTGAATGCATGTACACATGGTGGATTTGTCGATGAAGGGCTTACATACTTTAAATTAATGTGTGATGAGCTGAGAATTGAGCCAGAGATTGAGCATTATGGGTGTATCGTTGACCTTCTTGGCCGGGCAGGGCGGTTTGAAGATGCAATGAATGTTATCAACGATATGAAAGTCCAACCAGATGAGGTCATTTGGGGGTCACTACTCAATGCATGTAGGACACACAGACAGCTAGAGCTGGCTGAGTTTTCTGTAAGGAAGTTACTGCAGTTGAATCCAAACAATGCTAATTATGTGGTGATGCTGGCAAACTTATACAGTGAAGGTGGCTCCTGGGAAGAGGTTACAAAGATAAGGAAGCTCATGAAGGAGGATATTATGGGCAAGAAACTACCTGGTTGTAGCTGGATCGAGGTGGATCGCAAGACACACCGGTTTTACTCTGGTGATGATGCTCATCCTGAATCAGAGGATATCTATGACACTCTTGACGAATTAGCTGCCTCAATGGAAATGTGA
- the LOC100840641 gene encoding histone-lysine N-methyltransferase SUVR4 isoform X2 — protein MVPSKVSLERFEAAVTSMHAIGIQSETVTPVLENLLKLYDYNWEYIEADNFRVLTDAIFDDPDPKEEHKTQANKRTNLDSNHYKKKLRIKHHYDSRTSKMNVHNRRELAEAPVQEVGKLCPQIVCEGKITRSKSRLLIKEQNMEIKVPEDTQTDEDSSHHGGYKDALTISGLPHADKEAFVAHGRNMSDACCSPAITSNKGFSTNFDVASSKSGTGKLSFTYNSSLAHHPDFQVPDMELVCKEMDARCLRKFKILEPNFSFMKLLEDTCQCIVDMGCESSGPRERGIVQIVPAIDYLSKPSVPRELQSNQAGSPCMPPNNHMILGGIHSSSAVPKVPHHDVNDITKGEERLSIPIVNETGNGILPPPFHYIPRNIAFQNAYIDLSLARIGDESCCSDCYGDCLAQPLPCACATETGGEFAYTRDGLLKEGFLDFCVSMIQEPDKHHLYRCKDCPYERLKTETNSNSSNTKVNPGPCKGHLIRKFIKECWSKCGCTKNCGNRVVQRGITQHLQVFLTSGDKGWGLRAAEELPRGAFICESVGEILTNTELYERTNQKTTESRHKYPVLLDADWVTESVLEDDHALCLDATFYGNVARFINHRCFDANIIGIPVEIETPDHHYYHLAFFTTRKIEPFEELTWDYGIDFYDVNHPIKAFQCQCGSEHCRDPSSISRSKSRAPVLL, from the exons ATGGTACCTTCAAAGGTTTCCCTGGAAAGATTTGAAGCTGCTGTCACATCTATGCATGCTATTGGAATCCAGAGCGAAACTGTCACACCAGTGTTAGAGAATCTACTAAAGTTGTACGATTACAACTGGGAGTATATAGAAGCTGATAATTTTCGGGTCCTAACCGATGCTATATTTGATGATCCAGATCCCAAA GAAGAACATAAAACGCAAGCTAACAAGAGGACTAATCTTGATTCGAACCACTATAAGAAGAAGCTTAGGATAAAGCATCATTATGATAGTCGTACATCCAAGATGAATGTCCATAACAGGAGAGAGTTAGCTGAAGCTCCAGTGCAGGAAGTAGGCAAGCTGTGCCCTCAAATTGTCTGCGAGGGGAAAATCACTAGAAGCAAATCACGGTTACTGATTAAAGAACAAAATATGGAAATCAAGGTACCGGAGGATACACAGACAGATGAAGATTCCAGCCATCATGGAG GGTACAAAGATGCACTCACGATTTCTGGTTTACCGCATGCTGACAAGGAAGCTTTTGTTGCTCACGGAAGAAACATGTCTGATGCATGTTGCAGCCCAGCAATCACAAGCAACAAAGGTTTTTCAACCAACTTTGATGTAGCCTCGTCAAAGTCTGGTACAGGGAAACTATCGTTTACATACAACTCTTCCCTGGCACATCATCCTGATTTCCAGGTGCCTGATATGGAGTTGGTATGCAAGGAAATGGACGCTAGATGCCTCAGGAAATTCAAGATCCTAGAACCCAATTTCTCTTTCATGAAACTTCTAGAAGATACTTGCCAGTGTATTGTTGACATGGGCTGTGAATCTAGTGGACCTAGAGAAAGAGGAATTGTACAAATAGTTCCTGCAATAGACTATTTGTCTAAGCCTTCAGTGCCACGGGAATTGCAGTCAAATCAAGCTGGTTCCCCATGTATGCCACCTAATAATCACATGATTCTTGGTGGTATTCACTCTTCTAGTGCTGTTCCAAAGGTACCACATCATGATGTTAATGACATAACAAAAGGGGAAGAACGTCTGAGTATTCCCATAGTTAATGAAACTGGCAATGggattcttcctcctccctttcACTACATACCACGCAATATTGCTTTCCAGAATGCCTATATCGATCTTTCGCTTGCTAGAATCGGAGATGAAAGTTGTTGTTCAGACTGCTATGGAGATTGTCTTGCACAACCACTTCCTTGTGCATGTGCAACAGAAACTGGAGGAGAGTTTGCTTATACACGAGATGGCCTGCTTAAGGAAGGATTTCTGGACTTTTGCGTCTCAATGATTCAAGAACCAGATAAACATCATCTATACCGCTGCAAAGATTGTCCATATGAACGACTGAAGACAGAGACGAATTCTAATTCATCAAACACCAAAGTGAATCCTGGTCCTTGTAAAGGACACCTTATAAGGAAATTTATTAAGGAATGCTGGAGCAAATGTGGCTGCACCAAAAATTGTGGGAATCGTGTGGTGCAGCGAGGCATTACTCAGCATCTACAG GTGTTTTTAACCTCTGGCGATAAAGGATGGGGATTGCGGGCTGCTGAGGAACTTCCTCGAGGCGCCTTTATTTGTGAGTCTGTTGGTGAAATATTAACGAACACTGAGCTGTATGAGCGAACGAATCAAAAGACTACCGAATCAAGGCATAAATACCCTGTGTTGCTTGATGCTGATTGGGTCACTGAAAGTGTTCTAGAGGATGACCATGCCCTCTGTCTAGATGCCACCTTTTATGGGAACGTGGCAAGGTTTATAAACCATAG GTGCTTTGATGCTAACATTATTGGAATACCTGTTGAAATTGAGACACCGGATCACCACTACtaccat TTGGCGTTTTTCACGACAAGGAAAATAGAGCCTTTTGAAGAACTGACATGG GACTATGGAATTGATTTTTACGATGTCAACCACCCTATCAAGG